The Vibrio rhizosphaerae genome includes a region encoding these proteins:
- a CDS encoding methyl-accepting chemotaxis protein, whose translation MFFNAVSIKKKVIWSMAFAVLASTMIVGGIAQYQSRDVLEHRLVDIELPAFLDGIRHQIDRDVSELLLAAEQLANNEFIKAAIDTTNIDPQSEKVLIQQLNNLKQQYHLNDASVANRKTAYYWNQNGFLRQLNRQQDQWFYQFVASGKPTMVSIFQEPNGDVKMFANYQSVESGTLSGMSKSMDEMVRRLNGFRIEDSGFVFLTDAKGAVKIHPDKAQSAKSLMDLYGSEAASLLDKTGFHLITAQYQGKKVFVASEYIASMDWYVVASVPVSEVYAEMNHAARNMMISTAVIAALFIFMSVLLANSITRPIRQIAARFTALGKGDGDLSQRIEIVGNDEITQLSVGFNDFIEKIHQSMQEVASTSRSLSHESQVVAEKAHLTHDNSQSQRDQTIQVVTAMNEMGATISEIASNAAVAASTANDASVSSNAGLAVVNQAKDAIHRLAEDMQNSAQVVEKLAATTEEIGSILTVIHEISDQTNLLALNAAIEAARAGEQGRGFAVVAEEVRNLAGRTAASTEQIQTMMTQLRNDSSHAVQAMTAGQTRSQEGVTAAENTVDQLRQISERIYEISDRNTQVATATEEQSVAVQSINQNIEEINAINELTTTTAEELAGASRELKTLSERLDHLVGGFRL comes from the coding sequence ATGTTTTTCAATGCAGTGAGTATTAAGAAAAAAGTGATATGGAGTATGGCATTTGCTGTGCTCGCATCTACGATGATCGTCGGCGGAATAGCTCAGTATCAGTCCAGAGACGTTTTGGAACATCGTTTAGTGGATATTGAATTACCCGCGTTTTTAGATGGGATCCGCCATCAAATTGACCGGGATGTTTCGGAGTTATTGTTAGCTGCTGAACAGTTAGCAAACAATGAATTTATTAAAGCTGCGATTGATACGACTAATATTGACCCACAGTCAGAAAAAGTATTGATCCAGCAATTGAACAATCTTAAACAACAATATCATCTCAATGATGCCTCTGTTGCGAATCGCAAAACAGCGTATTACTGGAACCAGAATGGTTTCTTACGTCAGCTCAACCGTCAACAAGATCAATGGTTTTATCAGTTTGTAGCCTCCGGAAAACCAACGATGGTCAGTATTTTTCAAGAGCCGAATGGTGATGTGAAAATGTTTGCCAATTATCAGTCGGTGGAGAGCGGGACGTTATCCGGGATGTCAAAGTCAATGGATGAAATGGTTCGCCGGTTGAATGGGTTTCGGATCGAAGACTCGGGTTTTGTGTTTTTAACCGATGCCAAAGGTGCCGTAAAAATTCATCCTGACAAAGCGCAATCTGCGAAATCACTTATGGATTTATATGGTTCTGAGGCTGCTTCGTTACTGGATAAAACCGGTTTTCATCTCATCACCGCACAGTATCAAGGCAAAAAGGTGTTCGTGGCCAGTGAATATATTGCATCAATGGACTGGTATGTTGTGGCTTCTGTGCCGGTCAGCGAAGTGTATGCAGAAATGAATCATGCAGCCAGAAATATGATGATTAGCACTGCCGTGATTGCGGCACTCTTTATTTTCATGAGTGTTTTGCTGGCAAATAGCATTACCCGGCCTATTCGCCAGATCGCTGCACGCTTTACAGCGCTAGGGAAAGGCGATGGCGATCTCTCTCAGCGTATTGAGATTGTCGGCAATGATGAAATTACTCAACTGTCCGTCGGCTTTAATGATTTTATCGAGAAAATCCATCAGTCCATGCAGGAAGTGGCATCAACCAGCCGGAGTTTGTCACATGAATCTCAGGTGGTCGCAGAGAAAGCCCATCTGACTCACGATAACAGTCAGAGCCAGCGGGATCAGACCATTCAAGTGGTGACGGCGATGAATGAAATGGGAGCGACGATCAGTGAAATCGCATCCAATGCTGCTGTCGCGGCTTCAACTGCGAATGATGCTTCGGTCAGCAGTAATGCCGGTCTGGCCGTTGTGAATCAGGCCAAAGATGCCATCCATCGTTTGGCTGAAGATATGCAGAATTCAGCTCAGGTCGTTGAGAAACTGGCGGCAACAACGGAGGAGATTGGCTCGATTCTGACGGTTATTCATGAGATTTCTGATCAGACTAACTTACTGGCGTTGAATGCTGCGATTGAGGCTGCACGTGCCGGAGAGCAGGGACGAGGATTCGCGGTTGTCGCTGAAGAGGTGCGTAATCTGGCCGGTCGGACAGCGGCTTCAACGGAACAGATTCAAACCATGATGACTCAGTTGAGAAACGATTCGAGCCATGCTGTGCAGGCAATGACGGCCGGACAAACGCGCTCTCAGGAAGGGGTCACCGCTGCTGAAAATACGGTCGACCAATTACGTCAAATCTCAGAACGCATTTACGAAATCTCCGACAGGAATACTCAGGTAGCTACCGCTACGGAAGAGCAATCAGTCGCGGTTCAGAGTATCAACCAGAATATTGAAGAAATTAATGCGATCAACGAACTGACAACGACGACCGCAGAGGAGCTGGCAGGAGCCAGTCGCGAGCTGAAAACTCTTTCTGAACGTTTGGATCATTTAGTCGGTGGTTTCAGACTCTAA
- a CDS encoding AAA family ATPase, giving the protein MQSATAFQQLQHYLNSQVIGQEALVRQVLVALLADGHILVEGPPGLAKTRAIKSLADSIEGSFHRVQFTPDLLPADLTGTDIFRPETGEFQFQPGPVFHSLLLADEINRAPAKVQAAMLEAMAERQVTAGRKTYALPKLFLVMATQNPIEQEGTYPLPEAQLDRFLLHLHVDYPDAESELSILRLNRGEAQGVKPQQPNKLSQEAIFSARQAVLDIHMAESIEQYIVRLVMATRQPEKYDDKLKQWLEMGVSPRATIALDRCARASAWLAGRDFVSPEDVQSMAFPVLRHRLLLSYQAQAEGIHPNQIINHILSLVGSA; this is encoded by the coding sequence ATGCAATCAGCAACCGCTTTTCAACAGTTACAACACTACTTAAACAGTCAGGTTATTGGTCAGGAAGCACTGGTGAGGCAGGTGTTGGTCGCTTTGCTGGCCGATGGACATATTTTGGTCGAAGGCCCACCGGGACTGGCGAAAACAAGAGCGATCAAATCACTGGCGGATAGTATCGAAGGCTCTTTTCACCGTGTTCAGTTCACTCCGGATCTGCTGCCGGCCGACTTAACCGGGACCGATATCTTTCGCCCGGAAACGGGAGAGTTTCAGTTTCAGCCCGGTCCCGTGTTTCACTCACTGCTGTTAGCCGATGAAATTAACCGGGCGCCGGCCAAGGTACAAGCAGCGATGCTTGAAGCGATGGCAGAGCGTCAGGTAACTGCGGGCCGGAAAACCTACGCGCTCCCCAAACTGTTTTTGGTGATGGCGACCCAAAACCCGATAGAACAAGAAGGCACCTACCCGCTACCCGAAGCGCAGCTAGACCGCTTTTTACTGCATCTCCATGTCGATTATCCCGATGCTGAAAGTGAACTGTCGATTCTGCGTCTCAACCGCGGTGAAGCACAAGGCGTCAAACCCCAGCAACCGAATAAACTGTCTCAGGAAGCAATTTTCAGTGCCCGACAAGCGGTGCTGGACATTCATATGGCAGAAAGTATCGAGCAATATATCGTCCGTCTGGTCATGGCAACACGACAGCCTGAAAAGTATGACGATAAACTCAAACAGTGGCTTGAAATGGGTGTCAGTCCCCGGGCAACTATCGCGCTGGATCGCTGTGCCCGCGCAAGTGCCTGGCTTGCCGGACGTGATTTCGTCAGCCCTGAAGATGTCCAAAGCATGGCTTTCCCGGTACTACGACACCGTCTGCTGCTGAGCTATCAGGCGCAAGCGGAAGGTATTCATCCGAATCAGATTATCAACCATATTCTGTCTCTGGTTGGCAGTGCCTGA
- a CDS encoding DUF58 domain-containing protein, with product MGMELPAYSNGVTLCLEELLVYKQHCAAWLPPARSLWSTMSGQYQSRQLGRGMDFSEVRRYQPGDDIRTIDWRVTARTGKTHTKLFSEEREKPVILYIDLSATMHMGSRLLLKSVQAGHMAALLAWMSLAQKDRCGALIDLGHRLIDIKPKSHQPSVLALLQKIIDSHEEQLQFRQTQISSNNAGETVASMSDSLTALNRLSPKGSEVIMISDYTRYHDDLKPQFNQLRRHNQVRLIHIYDPLEQGDTEFRGIEFVADQQQSRWLNFSAKQTRAGIRKAFESQKDRLELLSRSLGIPYTRLSSDSPLLKQLSGSN from the coding sequence ATGGGGATGGAACTGCCAGCTTATAGTAATGGCGTCACATTATGCTTAGAAGAGTTACTGGTTTATAAACAGCACTGTGCCGCTTGGCTGCCACCCGCCAGAAGCCTGTGGTCAACCATGTCAGGACAATATCAAAGCCGTCAGTTGGGCCGCGGCATGGATTTTTCTGAAGTGCGCCGCTACCAGCCCGGTGATGATATCCGCACCATTGACTGGCGGGTGACCGCACGAACCGGAAAGACGCACACCAAGCTTTTCAGTGAAGAACGAGAAAAGCCGGTGATTCTCTACATTGATTTGAGCGCAACCATGCACATGGGATCACGTTTACTGCTGAAGTCTGTTCAAGCAGGTCATATGGCAGCGCTTCTGGCATGGATGTCTCTCGCCCAGAAAGATCGGTGTGGTGCCTTGATTGATTTGGGACATCGCTTGATCGATATTAAACCCAAGAGTCATCAACCCAGTGTACTGGCACTGCTGCAGAAAATTATCGACAGTCACGAAGAACAATTACAGTTCCGTCAAACTCAGATCTCAAGCAACAATGCCGGAGAAACCGTTGCTTCGATGTCAGATAGCCTGACCGCCTTGAACCGCTTATCGCCTAAAGGCAGTGAAGTCATCATGATCAGTGATTACACCCGTTATCACGATGACCTCAAACCGCAATTTAATCAGCTTCGTCGACATAATCAGGTGCGATTGATCCATATTTATGATCCGCTCGAACAAGGTGATACTGAGTTTCGTGGTATTGAATTCGTCGCTGATCAACAACAAAGCCGGTGGCTTAATTTTTCAGCAAAGCAGACCCGGGCAGGAATCAGAAAAGCCTTTGAATCTCAGAAAGATAGGCTAGAATTACTCAGTCGGTCTTTAGGAATTCCCTATACCCGGCTTTCAAGTGATTCACCTTTGCTGAAACAACTATCCGGAAGTAATTAA
- a CDS encoding DUF4381 domain-containing protein has protein sequence MAQSISDLLDLQPLHLPDAPSWWPLAWGWLSLIGCVSVMILLITWLILWKRKRIAPKKVALRLLQPSHGSVTPSDAMELVRQACLSYFPRQEIAHLTGHDWYAFLDEQISKPLFIPNESLWQKVLYQKLKSEPSQQHLIDDCLTWVQEALPPKRRRRR, from the coding sequence ATGGCACAATCGATCTCAGATTTACTTGACCTTCAGCCCCTGCACCTACCGGACGCCCCTTCATGGTGGCCGCTTGCCTGGGGCTGGCTGAGCCTCATCGGATGCGTGAGTGTGATGATCCTGCTGATCACTTGGCTCATTCTTTGGAAACGGAAACGAATTGCTCCGAAAAAAGTCGCGCTACGCTTACTGCAACCTTCACATGGTTCTGTGACACCATCCGACGCGATGGAATTGGTCAGACAAGCGTGTCTGAGTTACTTCCCTCGTCAGGAAATCGCCCATTTAACCGGACATGACTGGTATGCCTTTTTAGATGAGCAAATCAGTAAGCCCTTGTTTATTCCCAATGAATCCCTGTGGCAAAAGGTGCTGTATCAAAAATTAAAATCAGAACCATCCCAACAACATCTGATTGATGATTGTCTGACTTGGGTACAGGAAGCCTTGCCGCCAAAGAGAAGAAGAAGGAGATAA